The following coding sequences are from one Clostridia bacterium window:
- the sigE gene encoding RNA polymerase sporulation sigma factor SigE has product MWWKFKQLLTKLLRSWGLDADLFYVGSSETLPAPLSREEEGDLLLRLENGDLSVKSTLIERNLRLVVYIARKFENTGIGIEDLVSIGTIGLIKAVNTFDPTKKIKLATYASRCIENEILMHLRRTNKIRLEVSFDEPLNIDLDGNELLLSDVMGTERDLVFKPLEDKTNRYLLKLAMSKLSSREQKIVDLRFGLKDGREKTQKEVADFLGISQSYISRLEKRIIKRLRKEFLRME; this is encoded by the coding sequence TTGCTGCGTTCTTGGGGTTTGGATGCTGATCTTTTTTACGTTGGTAGTAGTGAAACTTTACCTGCACCTCTTTCCCGAGAAGAAGAAGGGGATTTATTATTACGCTTAGAAAATGGGGATTTAAGTGTCAAAAGTACTTTGATCGAAAGAAATTTGCGATTAGTAGTTTATATTGCACGTAAATTTGAAAATACTGGGATTGGTATTGAGGATTTAGTTTCCATAGGCACTATAGGTTTAATTAAAGCTGTTAATACTTTTGATCCCACTAAAAAAATTAAATTGGCTACTTATGCCTCTCGCTGTATAGAAAATGAAATTCTTATGCATTTGCGGAGGACTAATAAAATTCGTTTGGAAGTATCCTTTGATGAACCTTTGAATATTGATTTGGATGGTAATGAATTATTGCTTTCAGATGTTATGGGTACTGAAAGGGATTTAGTTTTTAAACCTTTGGAGGATAAAACCAATCGGTATTTATTAAAATTAGCCATGAGTAAATTATCTAGCCGTGAGCAAAAAATAGTTGATTTACGTTTTGGTTTAAAAGATGGCCGCGAAAAAACCCAAAAAGAAGTAGCCGATTTTTTAGGTATTTCACAATCTTATATTTCGCGTTTGGAAAAAAGAATCATTAAACGTCTTCGTAAAGAATTTTTACGCATGGAATAG
- a CDS encoding YlmC/YmxH family sporulation protein codes for MRISALRDLEIININDGRRLGPLKDIELDLEAGVIKALVLPNYAGRRLWGLFGRGEDLVVPWERITRIGLDVLLLDLPGSQLDY; via the coding sequence TTGCGTATTTCCGCTTTACGTGATTTAGAAATTATTAATATTAATGATGGCAGACGTTTGGGTCCTTTAAAAGATATTGAATTGGATTTGGAAGCTGGGGTAATTAAAGCCTTAGTTTTACCTAATTATGCTGGAAGGCGCCTCTGGGGTCTTTTTGGGCGTGGTGAGGATTTGGTGGTTCCCTGGGAAAGAATTACCCGCATCGGTTTAGATGTTTTACTTTTGGATTTGCCTGGATCCCAGTTAGATTATTAA
- the sigG gene encoding RNA polymerase sporulation sigma factor SigG: protein MIINKVEICGVNTAKLPVLKNSVMRQLFKKMQAGDFTAREELIRGNLRLVLSVIQRFTNRGEYVDDLFQVGCIGLIKAIDNFDLGQNVKFSTYAVPMIIGEIRRYLRDNNPIRVSRSLRDIAYRALQVRDTLVNRNACEPSLSEIASELGLPREEIVFALEAIQDPISLFEPIYHDGGDPIYVLDQIGDEKDTDADWLETLSIKEALNKLNTREKHILTLRFFEGKTQMEVAEEIGISQAQVSRLEKAALQLMRKYI from the coding sequence ATGATAATTAATAAAGTTGAAATTTGTGGAGTGAATACGGCTAAACTGCCGGTTTTAAAGAATTCTGTGATGAGGCAATTGTTTAAAAAAATGCAGGCTGGAGATTTTACGGCCCGGGAAGAGTTGATTCGGGGTAATTTACGATTGGTTTTAAGTGTTATTCAGCGGTTTACCAATCGTGGTGAATATGTAGATGATTTATTTCAGGTAGGCTGTATTGGTTTAATTAAGGCAATTGATAATTTTGATTTAGGGCAAAATGTAAAGTTTTCCACTTATGCAGTGCCGATGATTATTGGTGAAATTAGAAGATATTTGCGAGATAATAATCCGATTAGGGTGAGTCGTTCTTTACGTGATATTGCCTATCGAGCTCTGCAGGTAAGGGATACATTGGTTAATAGAAATGCTTGTGAACCTTCTTTGTCTGAAATTGCGAGTGAATTGGGTTTACCTCGTGAGGAAATTGTTTTTGCTTTAGAGGCCATTCAAGATCCCATTTCTCTTTTTGAACCGATTTATCATGATGGTGGTGATCCTATTTATGTCCTTGATCAAATCGGTGATGAAAAGGACACAGATGCTGATTGGTTGGAAACCCTTTCTATTAAAGAAGCTTTAAATAAATTAAATACTCGTGAAAAGCATATTCTTACACTGCGTTTTTTTGAAGGTAAAACACAAATGGAAGTGGCCGAGGAAATTGGTATTTCCCAAGCTCAGGTATCACGATTGGAAAAAGCGGCTTTACAATTAATGCGTAAATATATTTAA